In a genomic window of Nocardia fluminea:
- a CDS encoding alpha/beta hydrolase, producing the protein MKNEMLRAIMSAVCVLAVAAAPLVADGARAAAAPGARVVSLTQSGQVADISVYSPAMDRTIALRVLRPIDTSTPAPTLYLLNGAGGGEDSANWPGQTDAGGFFADKHVNVVIPMEGAFSYYTDWRRPDAGLAKNLENNGNNRWTTFLTQELPPVIDAALGTDGVNSLAGISMAGTSVLDLAIQAPELYRSVSAYSGCAMTSDPIGRAFVSLVVRMGGGNTENMWGPDTDAAWREHDPYVQAHRLPRIPIYISAGTGLPGAHETLSNPRVHVNGKNPTSILLNQMLIGGGIEAATAYCTASLAQRTRELGRTDITYNIRATGTHSWGYWEDDLHASWPMMATALGI; encoded by the coding sequence ATGAAGAACGAAATGCTCCGCGCGATCATGTCGGCCGTCTGCGTCCTGGCGGTGGCCGCCGCGCCCCTGGTCGCCGACGGTGCGCGGGCCGCGGCCGCGCCCGGGGCGCGCGTGGTGAGCCTGACGCAGTCCGGCCAGGTCGCCGACATCAGCGTCTACTCCCCCGCCATGGATCGCACGATCGCGCTGCGGGTGCTCCGGCCCATCGACACCTCGACCCCGGCGCCGACCCTCTACCTGCTGAACGGCGCGGGCGGCGGTGAGGATTCAGCCAACTGGCCCGGCCAGACCGATGCCGGTGGCTTCTTCGCGGACAAGCACGTCAATGTCGTCATCCCGATGGAAGGCGCGTTCAGTTATTACACCGACTGGCGGCGACCGGACGCCGGCCTGGCGAAGAACCTCGAGAACAACGGCAACAACAGGTGGACCACGTTCCTCACCCAGGAGCTGCCACCCGTCATCGACGCGGCCCTCGGCACCGACGGCGTCAACTCCCTCGCCGGGATCTCGATGGCGGGAACCTCGGTCCTCGATCTCGCGATCCAGGCGCCCGAGCTGTACCGCAGCGTCTCCGCGTACAGCGGGTGCGCGATGACCAGCGATCCGATCGGCCGCGCCTTCGTCTCCCTCGTCGTGCGCATGGGCGGCGGGAACACCGAGAACATGTGGGGTCCCGACACCGACGCCGCGTGGCGCGAGCACGACCCCTACGTGCAGGCCCATCGCTTGCCGAGAATCCCGATTTACATTTCCGCGGGCACCGGGTTACCGGGCGCGCACGAGACGTTGTCGAATCCGCGGGTGCACGTCAACGGAAAGAATCCGACCTCGATTCTGCTGAATCAGATGCTCATCGGCGGCGGAATCGAAGCCGCCACAGCGTATTGCACCGCGAGCCTGGCCCAGCGGACCCGCGAACTCGGCCGCACCGACATCACCTACAACATCCGCGCGACCGGTACCCACTCCTGGGGCTACTGGGAGGACGACCTCCACGCGTCCTGGCCGATGATGGCCACCGCCCTCGGCATCTGA
- a CDS encoding PaaI family thioesterase — MTEASEGTFTDLIGLRFTEVTPDRVRGEWQVRPELHQPAGIQNGGVYCTVIETLASVGAGVWFGERGSVVGVNNNTDFLRAVREGVLTGEATPLHRGRSQQLWVVVITDADGRTVARGQVRLQNLAA, encoded by the coding sequence ATGACCGAAGCCAGCGAAGGTACCTTCACCGACCTCATCGGTCTGCGCTTCACCGAGGTCACCCCTGACCGGGTGCGCGGTGAATGGCAGGTGCGCCCCGAACTGCACCAGCCCGCGGGTATTCAGAACGGTGGGGTCTACTGCACCGTCATCGAGACCCTCGCCAGCGTCGGCGCCGGCGTCTGGTTCGGTGAGCGCGGTTCGGTCGTCGGCGTCAACAACAACACCGACTTCCTGCGTGCGGTCCGCGAGGGCGTCCTCACCGGCGAGGCCACCCCCCTCCACCGCGGCCGCAGCCAGCAACTCTGGGTCGTCGTCATCACCGACGCGGACGGTCGCACCGTCGCCCGCGGCCAGGTGCGCCTGCAGAATCTCGCCGCCTAG
- a CDS encoding urease subunit gamma, with the protein MRLSPHEQERLLLSYAAELARRRQARGLKLNHPESIALITDHVLEGARDGRTVAELMSSGRSVLTREDVMEGVPEMIHDVQVEATFPDGTKLVTVHHPIG; encoded by the coding sequence ATGCGCCTGTCGCCGCACGAGCAGGAACGGCTGCTGCTGAGCTATGCGGCCGAACTGGCGCGCCGCAGGCAGGCGCGGGGGTTGAAGCTCAACCATCCGGAGTCGATCGCGTTGATCACCGATCACGTGCTCGAGGGTGCGCGGGACGGGCGGACGGTGGCGGAGCTGATGTCGTCGGGGCGGTCGGTGCTCACCCGCGAGGACGTGATGGAGGGGGTGCCGGAGATGATTCACGACGTGCAGGTCGAGGCGACGTTTCCCGATGGCACCAAGCTCGTCACCGTGCACCACCCGATCGGATAG
- a CDS encoding YbaB/EbfC family nucleoid-associated protein: MDDLNNAAAELSRWAEDLEQKAQRYQELHAEMTAVSVTDTSADGRISVTVDANGSTTAITLAAAVRGMDPTAVATELMACTHRAQARLRDQVTGLVQDTVGADEAGQAIVGQYSDRFPDLDPSASAAVPPPPMPAAPAAPVASWPSEPEAPATRKPDRDRVVAPEEPSDEDLFYQRKSWLQ, translated from the coding sequence ATGGACGACCTGAACAACGCCGCCGCGGAGCTGTCGCGCTGGGCGGAGGACCTGGAGCAGAAGGCGCAGCGCTACCAGGAGCTGCACGCCGAGATGACCGCGGTGAGCGTCACCGATACCTCGGCCGACGGCCGGATCAGTGTCACCGTGGACGCCAACGGTTCGACCACCGCGATCACCTTGGCGGCCGCCGTGCGCGGCATGGATCCCACCGCCGTGGCGACCGAACTCATGGCCTGCACGCATCGAGCCCAGGCGCGCTTGCGTGATCAGGTCACCGGCCTCGTGCAGGACACGGTCGGCGCCGATGAGGCAGGGCAGGCGATCGTCGGCCAGTACAGCGACCGGTTCCCCGACCTCGATCCGTCCGCGTCAGCGGCCGTCCCGCCGCCGCCGATGCCCGCCGCGCCGGCCGCTCCCGTCGCCTCGTGGCCGTCCGAGCCCGAGGCTCCCGCCACCCGCAAACCGGACCGCGACCGCGTCGTCGCACCCGAGGAGCCGTCCGACGAGGACTTGTTCTACCAGCGCAAATCCTGGTTGCAGTAG
- a CDS encoding urease subunit beta, with protein sequence MIPGEYLCAEGTIELNAGAVRVEMDVVNTGDRPVQVGSHVHFPQSNAALEFDREAAHGHRLDIPAGTAVRFEPGLPQRISLVPLGGTREVHGISTNPPGHLDA encoded by the coding sequence ATGATTCCCGGCGAATATCTGTGTGCCGAGGGCACGATCGAACTGAACGCGGGTGCGGTGCGCGTCGAGATGGACGTGGTCAACACCGGCGATCGCCCCGTGCAGGTGGGCAGTCACGTGCATTTCCCGCAGTCCAATGCCGCGCTGGAGTTCGACCGCGAAGCCGCGCACGGGCATCGGCTCGATATCCCGGCGGGCACCGCGGTTCGATTCGAACCCGGTCTGCCGCAACGTATTTCGCTGGTCCCGCTCGGCGGCACCCGCGAGGTCCACGGCATCAGCACGAACCCGCCCGGGCACCTGGATGCCTGA
- a CDS encoding FecCD family ABC transporter permease — protein MIHPGTVRRRRLTGLLLLVVLLTVAVVASIAIGTRSLAPTTVFDAVTHAFGCDGGPFRCPARSTAEEIVRELRLPRTALALFAGVALGVAGALIQGYTRNPLADAGLLGLNAGAGFLAALSIFLFGFTAPAQYIWFAFAGSAIAGVIVFGVSSIGGGKASPLSLILAGAAVTAFLQAMTNAIIVLDNAALDTYRFWVVGNVAGREAEVFWEVLPFLVVGVGMAMAAAPSLNLLSLGDDVARGLGVDVTRARAFGLIAVVLLSGGATAAIGPIAFLGLVVPHMARTITGPDNKWLIPYSGLFGGLLLLVADVAGRVIARPGELQVGVMLAAIGAPFFIALVRRKRLVAL, from the coding sequence GTGATCCACCCTGGCACCGTCAGACGTCGTCGTCTGACCGGGCTTCTGCTGCTCGTTGTCTTGCTCACCGTCGCGGTGGTGGCGAGCATCGCCATCGGCACCCGCTCGCTCGCACCCACCACGGTGTTCGACGCCGTCACACACGCTTTCGGCTGCGACGGCGGCCCGTTCCGATGCCCGGCCCGCTCCACCGCCGAGGAAATCGTGCGTGAGCTGCGTCTGCCGCGCACCGCACTGGCCCTGTTCGCCGGAGTGGCGTTGGGCGTCGCGGGCGCGCTCATCCAGGGGTATACCCGGAATCCGCTCGCTGATGCCGGATTGTTAGGACTGAATGCGGGCGCCGGTTTCCTGGCGGCGCTGAGCATCTTCCTGTTCGGGTTCACCGCGCCGGCGCAGTACATCTGGTTCGCCTTCGCCGGGTCGGCGATCGCGGGGGTGATCGTGTTCGGGGTCTCCTCGATCGGCGGCGGTAAAGCCAGTCCGCTGAGCCTGATCCTGGCGGGCGCGGCAGTCACCGCCTTCCTCCAGGCGATGACGAACGCGATCATCGTGCTCGACAACGCGGCGCTCGACACCTATCGGTTCTGGGTGGTCGGCAACGTGGCCGGGCGCGAAGCGGAAGTGTTCTGGGAGGTCCTGCCGTTTCTGGTGGTCGGCGTCGGGATGGCCATGGCCGCGGCGCCCAGCCTGAATCTGCTCAGCCTCGGTGACGATGTCGCCCGCGGACTCGGCGTCGACGTCACCCGCGCGCGGGCCTTCGGCCTGATCGCCGTGGTCCTGCTCAGCGGCGGGGCGACCGCCGCGATCGGGCCGATCGCGTTTCTGGGACTGGTGGTTCCGCACATGGCCCGGACCATCACGGGCCCGGACAACAAGTGGCTGATCCCCTACTCCGGACTCTTCGGCGGCTTGCTGCTGCTCGTCGCCGACGTCGCCGGACGGGTGATCGCCCGGCCCGGCGAACTCCAGGTCGGGGTGATGCTGGCCGCGATCGGCGCGCCGTTCTTCATCGCGCTGGTGCGTCGCAAGAGGCTGGTGGCGCTGTGA
- a CDS encoding maleylpyruvate isomerase family mycothiol-dependent enzyme, with product MTEQNTMNDPIWQAVAEERATLVELLRDLPESAWDTASLCAGWRIRDVVAHLVLATRVTAAALVVNLIRARGNTDRLIHDTAVRHADRTPTAALLAQLRATIDSTAIPIGTTPIDRLMDLLVHGQDIAVPLGLERTMPTAAAQLSLERVWTMGAPFHAQRRLTGYSLRTTDTSWSAGDGTPITGTAAELLMVVTGRTSPDESADRQ from the coding sequence ATGACCGAGCAGAACACGATGAACGACCCGATCTGGCAGGCGGTGGCCGAAGAACGCGCCACCCTGGTCGAGCTGTTGCGCGACCTGCCCGAATCGGCCTGGGACACAGCGTCGCTGTGCGCGGGATGGCGGATCAGGGACGTCGTGGCCCACCTCGTGCTGGCCACCCGCGTCACCGCCGCCGCCCTGGTGGTGAACCTGATTCGCGCACGCGGCAACACCGACCGCCTGATCCACGACACCGCCGTCCGGCACGCCGATCGGACCCCGACCGCCGCGTTGCTCGCCCAGCTGCGCGCCACGATCGACTCCACCGCCATCCCGATCGGCACCACACCGATCGATCGGCTGATGGACCTGCTGGTGCACGGGCAGGACATCGCGGTCCCGCTCGGCCTCGAACGGACGATGCCGACGGCGGCGGCGCAATTGTCACTGGAACGTGTATGGACGATGGGTGCGCCCTTCCACGCCCAGCGCCGGCTGACCGGATACTCGTTGAGAACCACCGACACCTCCTGGTCCGCCGGCGACGGCACACCGATCACCGGCACGGCGGCAGAACTCCTGATGGTCGTCACCGGTCGCACCTCCCCCGACGAATCGGCCGACCGGCAGTAG
- a CDS encoding urease subunit alpha, with protein sequence MTALSRARYAELFGPTTGDRIRLADTDLLIEITEDRSGGPGLAGEEAVFGGGKVLRESMGQSRATRADGAPDTVITGVVIIDHWGIIKADVGIRDGRICGIGKAGNPDTMSGVHRDLVVGPSTEIIAGNGRILTAGAIDCHVHFICPQLMDEALGGGITTLIGGGTGPAEGSKATTVTPGSWHLARMLESLDHWPMNIVLLGKGNTVSHESMWEQLRGGASGFKLHEDWGSTPAAIDACLTVADAAGVQVALHSDTLNEAGFVEDTLAAIAGRGIHAYHTEGAGGGHAPDIITVASHLNVLPSSTNPTRPHTVNTLDEHLDMLMVCHHLSPSIPEDLAFAESRIRPSTIAAEDLLHDLGAISMIGSDSQAMGRIGEVVMRTWQTAHVMKRRRGALPGDGAADNARVQRYIAKYTICPAVSHGLDDEIGSIEVGKLADLVLWEPAFFGVRPHAVLKGGMIAWAAMGDANASIPTPQPVLPRPMFGAAAPAAAATSLHFVSEQAIDDGLANRLNVRRKLVPVKNARRVTKADMPHNDAMPHIEVDPDTFTVRIDGEVWAEEPATELPMAQRYFLF encoded by the coding sequence ATGACCGCACTGAGCCGCGCCCGCTACGCCGAACTGTTCGGGCCGACCACCGGCGACCGTATCCGCCTGGCCGACACCGATCTGCTGATCGAGATCACCGAGGACCGCAGCGGCGGACCGGGACTCGCCGGTGAGGAAGCGGTGTTCGGCGGCGGCAAGGTGCTGCGCGAGTCGATGGGGCAGTCGCGCGCCACCCGCGCCGATGGCGCCCCCGACACGGTCATCACCGGTGTCGTGATCATCGACCACTGGGGCATCATCAAAGCCGACGTGGGTATCCGCGACGGCCGCATCTGCGGTATCGGCAAGGCGGGCAATCCCGACACGATGTCGGGGGTGCACCGGGATCTGGTCGTCGGCCCGTCGACCGAGATCATCGCGGGCAACGGCCGCATTCTCACGGCGGGCGCCATCGACTGCCACGTCCACTTCATCTGCCCCCAGCTGATGGACGAGGCGCTCGGCGGCGGCATCACCACGCTCATCGGCGGCGGCACGGGTCCCGCCGAGGGCTCCAAGGCCACCACCGTCACGCCGGGCTCCTGGCACCTGGCGCGGATGCTGGAATCCCTGGACCACTGGCCGATGAACATCGTGCTGCTCGGCAAGGGCAACACGGTCAGCCACGAGTCGATGTGGGAGCAATTGCGCGGCGGCGCTTCGGGTTTCAAGCTGCACGAGGACTGGGGTTCCACCCCGGCCGCGATCGACGCCTGTCTCACCGTCGCCGACGCGGCGGGGGTGCAGGTGGCACTGCACTCGGACACGCTGAACGAGGCCGGTTTCGTGGAGGACACCCTCGCCGCCATCGCCGGGCGCGGCATCCACGCCTATCACACCGAGGGTGCGGGCGGCGGCCACGCGCCCGACATCATCACTGTCGCTTCCCATCTCAACGTGCTGCCCAGTTCCACCAACCCCACCCGGCCGCACACCGTGAACACCCTCGACGAGCACCTCGACATGCTGATGGTGTGCCATCACCTGAGCCCGTCGATCCCCGAGGATCTGGCCTTCGCCGAATCGCGGATCCGCCCGTCCACCATCGCCGCCGAAGACCTGCTGCACGACCTCGGCGCGATCTCCATGATCGGCTCGGACTCCCAGGCGATGGGGCGGATCGGTGAAGTGGTGATGCGCACCTGGCAGACCGCGCACGTGATGAAGCGCCGCCGCGGCGCCCTGCCCGGCGACGGCGCGGCCGACAACGCCCGCGTGCAGCGCTACATCGCCAAATACACGATCTGCCCGGCGGTTTCGCACGGACTCGACGACGAGATCGGCTCGATCGAGGTCGGCAAGCTCGCCGATCTGGTGCTGTGGGAGCCGGCGTTCTTCGGTGTCCGCCCGCACGCGGTTCTCAAGGGCGGCATGATCGCCTGGGCCGCGATGGGTGACGCGAACGCCTCCATCCCCACCCCGCAACCCGTGCTCCCACGCCCCATGTTCGGTGCCGCCGCCCCGGCCGCCGCGGCGACCTCGCTGCACTTCGTCTCCGAACAGGCCATCGACGACGGCCTGGCGAACCGGTTGAACGTGCGCCGAAAGCTGGTGCCGGTGAAGAACGCTCGCCGCGTCACCAAGGCCGACATGCCCCACAACGACGCCATGCCCCACATCGAGGTGGACCCCGACACCTTCACCGTCCGCATCGACGGCGAAGTCTGGGCCGAGGAACCGGCCACCGAACTGCCGATGGCCCAGCGCTACTTCCTTTTCTGA
- a CDS encoding ABC transporter ATP-binding protein — protein MTSPTHRLAADAVSLGYGDRVIVDELSLDIAPGVVTTVIGPNGCGKSTLLKSLGRLLRPSAGQVVLDGKAISSMKTKDVARVIGMLPQTPVAPEGLTVADLVARGRHPHQSWLRQWSADDETEVAAALAQTGIADLADRTLDELSGGQRQRAWISMALAQGTDILLLDEPTTYLDLAHSLEVLDLVDRLHAEFGRTVVMVLHDLNLAIRYSDELVVMRAGAIVSRGRPADIITAELLAEVFGLEATVLTDPVSGRPMIVPIGTRHVHGAAGYDE, from the coding sequence ATGACAAGCCCCACTCATCGCCTCGCCGCCGACGCCGTCTCCCTCGGCTACGGCGATCGGGTGATCGTCGACGAGCTCAGCCTTGATATCGCGCCCGGTGTGGTCACCACGGTCATCGGCCCCAACGGCTGTGGCAAGTCGACCCTGCTGAAATCGCTGGGCAGGCTGCTGCGCCCCAGCGCGGGACAGGTCGTCCTCGACGGCAAGGCCATCTCGTCGATGAAGACCAAGGACGTGGCCAGGGTCATCGGCATGCTGCCCCAGACCCCGGTCGCGCCCGAGGGGCTCACCGTCGCCGACCTGGTCGCGCGGGGACGTCATCCGCATCAGTCCTGGTTGCGGCAGTGGTCGGCCGACGACGAGACCGAGGTCGCGGCCGCGCTGGCCCAGACCGGCATCGCCGACCTGGCCGACCGGACCCTCGACGAACTCTCCGGCGGCCAACGTCAGCGGGCCTGGATCTCCATGGCCCTGGCCCAGGGCACCGACATCCTGCTTCTCGACGAACCGACCACCTACCTCGATCTCGCGCACTCGCTGGAGGTCCTCGACCTCGTCGACCGGCTGCACGCCGAGTTCGGGCGCACGGTGGTGATGGTGCTGCACGATCTGAACCTGGCCATCCGCTACAGCGACGAGCTCGTGGTGATGCGCGCGGGCGCGATCGTGTCGCGGGGCAGACCGGCCGACATCATCACCGCTGAACTGCTGGCGGAGGTCTTCGGACTGGAGGCGACCGTCCTCACAGATCCGGTGTCGGGGCGGCCGATGATCGTCCCGATCGGGACCCGTCATGTGCACGGCGCGGCCGGGTATGACGAATAA
- a CDS encoding MerR family transcriptional regulator, whose protein sequence is MAHITYLTIGELAARTGVAVRTVRYYCDAGLLDAARTPTGHRVFEPGAVERLLLLRRLRSFGIGLAAIEDVLTGTRSLAEVIAAERVAVDGELDALNRRRALLRAVESAAPGAHDERLDLVAAVADPRAAHDVLVAFWRRRLAPLPTTAIDGFLGMNVPRPAPDAHPEHLIAYAELIAAVSNPGLATAMDDIIGHRGTPGIRDERRLLFDVADACVAVAPLVVAGHRPRPGPELDRYVEVHATARDRRDTPSFRRRLLADTAGADHRVRRYWHLTTTLTGEAATSGATQLWLFDALTVSMTAEREGR, encoded by the coding sequence GTGGCTCACATCACATATTTGACGATCGGCGAGCTCGCCGCCAGAACCGGCGTCGCGGTGCGCACGGTCCGGTACTACTGCGATGCGGGCCTGTTGGACGCGGCGCGCACGCCCACCGGCCACCGGGTGTTCGAACCCGGCGCGGTCGAGCGGCTGCTGCTGTTGCGCCGGCTGCGCTCCTTCGGCATCGGCTTGGCGGCGATCGAGGACGTGCTCACCGGCACTCGCTCGCTCGCCGAGGTGATCGCGGCCGAACGTGTCGCCGTCGATGGTGAACTCGACGCGCTGAACCGTCGCCGGGCGCTGCTGCGGGCCGTCGAATCGGCAGCTCCCGGCGCCCATGACGAGCGACTGGATCTCGTTGCCGCCGTGGCTGATCCGCGAGCTGCCCATGACGTGCTGGTCGCCTTCTGGCGTCGCCGACTCGCCCCGCTACCGACCACGGCCATCGACGGCTTCCTCGGCATGAATGTCCCCCGGCCGGCACCCGACGCCCACCCCGAGCACCTCATCGCCTACGCGGAACTGATTGCCGCGGTATCGAATCCGGGTCTCGCCACCGCCATGGACGACATCATCGGTCACCGCGGCACCCCCGGCATCCGTGACGAACGCCGCCTCCTGTTCGACGTGGCCGACGCCTGCGTCGCGGTAGCGCCCCTCGTAGTCGCGGGTCACCGACCCCGCCCCGGCCCGGAACTGGATCGCTATGTCGAGGTCCACGCCACCGCACGCGACCGCCGCGACACCCCGTCTTTCCGCCGTCGGCTCCTCGCCGACACCGCGGGCGCGGACCACCGCGTCCGCCGGTACTGGCATCTCACAACCACTCTCACCGGCGAAGCCGCCACCTCCGGCGCCACCCAGCTCTGGCTCTTCGACGCCCTGACCGTCTCGATGACGGCCGAACGGGAAGGCCGATGA
- a CDS encoding 3'-5' exonuclease, whose product MTEWTGLLNVVDVEATCWAGEPPAGQRNEIIEIGITVVDLASRTRVSKHGIIVRPTRSTVSDFCTELTTLTQEQVDAGVEFGEACRLLASEFAAGGRPWASWGDYDRKQFRAQCAATGVDYPFGPEHTNVKQVFAESYDLRRRPGMDHALRIADLPLEGTHHRGDDDAWNIGALVVEVLGRGGWRVTTVG is encoded by the coding sequence ATGACGGAATGGACCGGGCTGCTCAACGTGGTCGACGTGGAGGCCACCTGCTGGGCGGGCGAACCGCCCGCGGGACAGCGCAACGAGATCATCGAGATCGGGATCACGGTGGTCGATCTCGCCAGCCGGACCAGGGTGAGCAAGCACGGGATCATCGTGCGCCCGACCCGGTCGACGGTGAGCGATTTCTGCACCGAGCTCACCACGCTCACCCAGGAACAGGTCGACGCGGGTGTCGAGTTCGGCGAAGCGTGCCGACTACTGGCGAGCGAGTTCGCGGCGGGCGGGCGGCCGTGGGCGAGCTGGGGCGACTACGACCGCAAACAGTTCCGCGCCCAGTGCGCGGCCACCGGCGTCGACTACCCCTTCGGGCCCGAGCACACCAATGTCAAGCAGGTGTTCGCCGAGTCCTACGACCTGCGACGACGCCCCGGCATGGACCACGCGCTCCGGATCGCCGACCTCCCGCTCGAAGGCACCCATCACCGCGGTGACGACGACGCGTGGAACATCGGCGCGCTGGTCGTCGAGGTGCTCGGCCGTGGCGGCTGGCGGGTCACCACCGTCGGCTGA
- a CDS encoding BlaI/MecI/CopY family transcriptional regulator, giving the protein MGGMAGLGELEKAVMDQLWSADEPLTVRQVHEALAARRELAYTTVMTVLQRLAKKDLVVQRRDDRAHRYAPVHSRDELVASLMVDALQQADAAGSRAAALVHFVEQVGKDEADALREALAKLESDENSG; this is encoded by the coding sequence ATCGGTGGGATGGCAGGTCTCGGCGAACTCGAAAAAGCGGTCATGGACCAGTTGTGGTCGGCCGATGAGCCACTGACGGTGCGGCAGGTCCACGAAGCGCTGGCCGCGCGGCGCGAGCTCGCGTACACCACGGTGATGACGGTGCTCCAGCGACTGGCGAAGAAGGACCTGGTGGTCCAGCGACGCGACGATCGCGCGCATCGATACGCACCGGTTCACAGCCGCGACGAATTGGTCGCGAGCCTGATGGTCGACGCCTTGCAACAGGCCGACGCCGCAGGTAGTCGCGCTGCGGCGCTGGTGCATTTCGTGGAGCAGGTCGGCAAGGACGAGGCGGATGCCCTGCGCGAGGCGCTCGCCAAGCTCGAATCCGACGAAAACAGCGGCTAG
- a CDS encoding L,D-transpeptidase, whose translation MSSSRIPRWAVQAAMCVAVAGAAVAAPVQAEPLWPGGPDVPGVPAIVPTPPPEPVKAPCSEKARACLQLSTNNAWLMDNGTVTFGPSPMSHGRPGYETPPGVFKVAFKKPFHWSTLHNAPMEYAVFFNGDIAYHIGPTEEQSHGCIRLTPEGAKAHYEWLEPGDIVEVVA comes from the coding sequence GTGAGTAGTAGTCGTATTCCCCGATGGGCCGTGCAGGCGGCGATGTGCGTGGCGGTGGCAGGGGCCGCGGTCGCAGCACCCGTGCAGGCCGAACCATTGTGGCCCGGCGGGCCCGATGTGCCCGGCGTGCCCGCCATCGTTCCCACCCCGCCGCCGGAGCCCGTGAAGGCCCCGTGCAGCGAGAAAGCCCGTGCGTGCCTGCAGTTGTCGACCAACAACGCGTGGTTGATGGACAACGGCACGGTCACCTTCGGGCCCAGCCCGATGTCACACGGCCGTCCCGGTTACGAAACGCCCCCCGGAGTCTTCAAGGTGGCGTTCAAGAAGCCGTTCCACTGGAGCACCCTGCACAACGCTCCGATGGAGTACGCGGTGTTTTTCAACGGTGACATCGCCTACCACATCGGGCCCACCGAGGAGCAGTCCCACGGTTGCATCCGCCTGACCCCCGAAGGTGCCAAGGCGCACTACGAGTGGCTGGAACCGGGCGACATCGTCGAAGTGGTTGCCTGA
- a CDS encoding FecCD family ABC transporter permease, translated as MDEPTGRVAAAPPSADGTDRAVTELRRVRPALRVGPVSLVLRPVVFGIVVALAVAVFALFCLDIAVGDTHIPLGRVLDVLGGGGTRSQRFIIIESRLPRALTAVVVGAALGLSGALMQSILHNPLAGPDVLGITTGASVGAVAVLVGSGGATTGLVATVGAPIAALTGGLLTAVVIYLLAWGRGGGGERGVTGFRLVLIGIGVNAVLMSVISWLLTRASLTDAARAQLWLTGSLNGADMARVVPAVVALSVVTVVSLMSARTLAALRLGEDSTRVLGVRIQSQQALLIGASVVAASVATAAVGPVGFVALAAPQIARMALRTAGEPLIASALTGAALVAGADVLSRAFLPVDLPVGIVTAALGGPFLLYLLVRMNRKATLS; from the coding sequence ATGGACGAGCCCACCGGCCGGGTCGCCGCCGCACCCCCGAGCGCCGACGGCACGGATCGGGCGGTGACCGAGCTGCGCCGGGTGCGCCCCGCGCTGCGGGTCGGGCCGGTGTCGCTGGTGCTGCGGCCGGTCGTTTTCGGCATCGTCGTGGCACTGGCGGTCGCGGTGTTCGCACTGTTCTGCCTGGACATCGCCGTCGGCGATACCCACATCCCGCTGGGACGCGTACTCGACGTGCTCGGCGGCGGCGGCACCCGATCCCAGCGCTTCATCATCATCGAATCGCGATTGCCACGGGCGCTGACCGCCGTGGTCGTCGGAGCCGCGCTCGGCTTGTCGGGCGCGCTGATGCAGTCGATCCTGCACAACCCGCTGGCCGGGCCGGACGTGCTCGGCATCACCACCGGTGCCAGCGTCGGCGCCGTCGCGGTGCTGGTCGGCAGCGGCGGTGCGACAACCGGATTGGTCGCGACCGTGGGCGCCCCGATCGCCGCACTCACCGGCGGCCTGCTGACCGCGGTCGTCATCTACCTCCTGGCCTGGGGGCGCGGAGGCGGCGGCGAACGCGGGGTCACCGGGTTCCGGCTCGTGCTGATCGGCATCGGCGTGAACGCGGTCCTGATGTCGGTGATCAGCTGGCTGCTCACCCGCGCCAGCCTGACCGACGCGGCCCGTGCCCAGCTCTGGCTCACCGGGTCGCTCAACGGAGCCGACATGGCGAGGGTGGTCCCCGCCGTCGTCGCGCTGTCCGTCGTGACCGTGGTGTCGCTGATGTCGGCGCGCACGCTGGCCGCGCTGCGCCTCGGCGAGGACTCCACCCGGGTGCTCGGAGTGCGAATCCAGTCGCAACAGGCACTGCTCATCGGCGCGTCGGTCGTGGCGGCCTCGGTGGCGACCGCCGCCGTCGGACCGGTCGGATTCGTCGCCCTCGCGGCACCGCAGATCGCGAGAATGGCGCTGCGCACCGCGGGCGAGCCCCTGATCGCCTCGGCGCTGACCGGTGCCGCACTGGTCGCCGGGGCCGACGTCCTCTCGCGCGCGTTCCTGCCCGTCGACCTGCCGGTCGGTATCGTCACCGCGGCGCTGGGGGGACCGTTCCTGCTCTACCTGCTCGTGCGTATGAATCGGAAGGCCACGCTCTCATGA